The DNA window CTATTCGGCCGGGACAGTTATCACCGTCCTGGCGGTCAGTTACGCGGACATGCTGTTCTACCGCGCCGTCACCGGAATCGGTGAGGCGATGCAGTTGACCGCGCTGCTGGCGATCTTCTCGAGCTATTTCTCGCGTTATCGCGCGGCCGGTCTCGGGACCTTGAACTATGCCTATGCGTTCGGCGCGATTATCGGGCCATGGCTCGGAACTCGCCTGCTTGTGAGCTACGGCACCTGGCGTGCGCCGATGATCCTATATGGCGTACTTGGCTTCGTCGTGATGATTCTGGTCGCCGTCGCGGTCCGTCCGTGGCTGAGCGAGGTCGGAGGAACCAAGAAGCAGGACCAGAACGTCGGGGGCGCCACAACGCTGAGCAACCGCAACACCGTAGTCCTCACGGTGCAGACGGTGCTGTTCGGCCTCGCCATCTACGGCTATCTCGGGATGTATCCGACGTTCCTGCGGGAGCAATTGCATTACGCGCCCACGGACATCGGTCAGGTCATGAGCACGTACGGGCTTGGCGTCCTAGTTTCGCTCGGCGCCGGATGGCTCGGCGACCGGTTTTCCCCCCGCGTCGTCCTCAGTATCGCCTTCCTGTTCGCGGCGGCCATCTGCGTCGTGCTGTTCAACGGCCCGCCCAGCTTCGCCGTCCAGGCCACCTTCTCGTTCTTGCTCGGAACCGCCTTTAGCGGCACAATTTTCGTCAACCTTGCCGGCTACCACGTCAAGTCGGTGACGAGCGCCCTGACCGGCCGCGCGTCGGGCATATTTGTGACCAGCCTGTACGGATCCGCGACAGTGGCGGGCTACATGATCGGCTGGCTCGCCCGTCAGTTCGGCTGGCCGACGGCCACCAACACTCAACTAGTGATGCTGTGCGTGATCGCGGCGGCCTTGTCGTTCGCTCTGAGGCCCGGGCTGATGGCCCAGCGCAACTGACGCGGGTCGGCAGCAGGAAATGGAGGCGCGATATGTCCGACGCACGGACCTCGGACAAAATCAGGGTGAACGTCTTTCCCGGCGGGTTCAACTGGGGCCTGTACGTTGGGGCCGACAAAGGCATCTTCACCCGGCACGGAATTGCCATTTCGGTGTCCGGCACGCCGAATTCGATCACGCAGATGACCGAGTTCTCACAAGGCAAGTTCGATATCGCGATGACGGCGGTCGACAACATCGTCGCCTACGTCGAGGGCCAGGGTGAGGCGCCAATCGGGCCTCAGCCGGAATTCTTCGCCTTCATGGGCAGCGACAGCGGATTCTTGAGCCTGGTCGCGTGCCCCGAGGTCAGCACGATTCCGGAACTCGCCGGGCGGCTGCTGTCGGTCGATGCGCTAACGACGGGCTACGCATTCGTCCTGTTTGACATCCTGCGCCGGAACGGGCTGGAGCGCGGCACATACCAGATCAAGCGGGTCGGCGGCATGGTCGAGCGCTTCAACAGCCTGGTAGCTCGCAACGAAGACGCCACGATGCTGTCGGCCCCTTACAATCTCCTTGCCAAAGATCAGGGCCTGACGGAGCTGGTCAAGGCGACCGCGGTTCTCGGCCACTATCAGGGCAACGTCTCCGCCGCGCGGCGATCTTGGGCAAGAGACAACGAGGGCAAGGTCGTCGCCTTCATTCGCGGCTACCGCGAGGCGATCGCCTGGCTTTACGATCCCGCAAACCGGGAGGAGGCGGTCGCGATCCTGCGGCGGAATCTTCCGCAGATGCCGCAGCGAGCGGCGGAGGCGAGCTATTCTGAGCTGCTTGACCCTCAGGATGGGTTCTTCCGCGACTGCAAGATCGACCTAGAGGGAATGGCCTGCGTTCTCGACTTGCGCAGCCGCTACGGCGAGCCGCAAAAGCGTCTGGACGAACCGATGAAGTACTGCGACCTGAGTTACTTCCAGCGAGC is part of the Candidatus Binatia bacterium genome and encodes:
- a CDS encoding MFS transporter — translated: MEQYRAPSQDGQPQSRGTIIFAAIAIAILICSYTVNGMDRVLFPLLLTDVRREYGIGLPEAGLLSTIFTLGMAVAGLPTGYLMSRYSRKTVTQIGMLIYSAGTVITVLAVSYADMLFYRAVTGIGEAMQLTALLAIFSSYFSRYRAAGLGTLNYAYAFGAIIGPWLGTRLLVSYGTWRAPMILYGVLGFVVMILVAVAVRPWLSEVGGTKKQDQNVGGATTLSNRNTVVLTVQTVLFGLAIYGYLGMYPTFLREQLHYAPTDIGQVMSTYGLGVLVSLGAGWLGDRFSPRVVLSIAFLFAAAICVVLFNGPPSFAVQATFSFLLGTAFSGTIFVNLAGYHVKSVTSALTGRASGIFVTSLYGSATVAGYMIGWLARQFGWPTATNTQLVMLCVIAAALSFALRPGLMAQRN
- a CDS encoding ABC transporter substrate-binding protein, whose protein sequence is MSDARTSDKIRVNVFPGGFNWGLYVGADKGIFTRHGIAISVSGTPNSITQMTEFSQGKFDIAMTAVDNIVAYVEGQGEAPIGPQPEFFAFMGSDSGFLSLVACPEVSTIPELAGRLLSVDALTTGYAFVLFDILRRNGLERGTYQIKRVGGMVERFNSLVARNEDATMLSAPYNLLAKDQGLTELVKATAVLGHYQGNVSAARRSWARDNEGKVVAFIRGYREAIAWLYDPANREEAVAILRRNLPQMPQRAAEASYSELLDPQDGFFRDCKIDLEGMACVLDLRSRYGEPQKRLDEPMKYCDLSYFQRAMG